The Ziziphus jujuba cultivar Dongzao chromosome 1, ASM3175591v1 genome segment CGTTTGGGTTATTTTCTCTTCCAAATCGATTTTGTGGCGGGAAACTTTGGTTTATGTTACTAATTAGGTGTcttttattgtcttttatttcctttttttctctacGAGTTTTCCACAATTTACAACTAAATGGCTTTAATAAAACACAATCCACGACAATAGAATTGAAATCCCTTGCAAGCAGCAGAGACAAATGTCTCTTTCCACCATTGGGCTTCAACTTTGTATGGGATAATGGATTTTCTTTTAATGGCCGACATATTCTATTAAACTTTTCACCATTAAAATCATACATAACTATAATATAATGAgaccctttttcttcttttgaaaaaaaaaataataaactttatctttccatattttttatttggttaggAAAGGGACCATTATGGGTGTCTGTAGTTGAAATGACGAATCCTataagtaacaataataataacatttttcttaataacccaCTAATTGACCTTTCagtatatttttgtttctctttttttttttttttttttaaatttatttataattttttggttcGGGTCAACATTAGGATGGAGGTTTTACGTAGGTCAAGATTTTAATTGAGAGGAGTATTTATCAATGATTTTGCCAGTAGGCCGAACTTACAATTGCAGTATATTTTCTAAGTCAAAAGTATTTCCATGATGTATTATGGCATTTCATCAAATTAATAAGGAAAATGTTAAGTGTCCCTAGAAAGTATATATAAAAGCCAATACCATTTGTTTTACTAGAATTGTCGACTCAAAAAAATCCCGTGAATGTGAAACTTGCTACCTTTCACATGTAAAAATTTGAGATCTATGACAATTTACTACTTAAACAAATGTTAATCTTCCCAAATCCTGTAACATTATAATGAACAGGGACTTTTAGAGGCTGAGGTAGTAGAGGCTGTTAAAAGTTTATTGCCGGAGTATGCTGAAGGAGACTTATCATCACTGTGCACATGGCCGGATCAAATCCGGCACTGGTACAAATACCGCTGGACTAGCCCTCTTCATTTCATTAACACCCCGGACGGTGCTTGCTCTTATGTTTATTCTAGTATGTTCAAAttcttttcatttaattttaaaaaaaaatgtatatgttATTTGTCACAATTAGCAATTTGTTATTGATAAGCTCCAAAATTGATGCCACCACTTAATTTATAGAGCCTATAGGTTCACTTtctatatagattttttatttaaactacaAATGATGATCATGATCACTAATATTTTAACAAGCAAAACTTGTTTCTATtttaatatccaaaaataaaactaataaagaaatagttaaaaACAAGAGTCACTTGTATAACATGAGGAGTTGTTTGGGTTGGAGTATATATTTAGGGGACTGCCATGATCAGAATGGCGTGAAGGACATGTGTGTGGCTGGTGGTATCCAGAATTACACCTCTCAGCTCTCCCACTACACAGAGGGAACCTCCGAGAGTCCATGTAAGAATTAAATGTTATTTCtctttcatttatataattagtTGGACGTGAATGTTATTATcttattgattatatatatatatatatatatatatatttccatacCATATGGCAGATAATTTGACTGAGGCCTTGCTATTTCTATCACACTTTGTCGGAGATATCCACCAGGTATAAATATATCATAgcaccattatatatatatatatatatagatacatgtatatagaattttattataaaaagtatCTAGCCATGAACATCTacaacatttatatatgtatttttaaaacattacgtgcataaaaattttacaaatttattttaaagatattcATGTAAATAATTAGGCATGTATATTGTAAAGGATAACAGACGTATGCTATAGCATTAAAGTGtatattctttaatttatattatattatttaatataaataataatatagacatatgtttttttttttttttttttttttttttggtgctttcaatttgtttaatacAATTTTTGTGTATGCAGCCAATGCATGTTGGATTCACTAGTGACGAAGGAGGTAACACCATTGAGCTACGTTGGTTTAGGCACAAATCAAATTTGCACCATGTAAGCCAACACACTTGAGgatcttatatatttattgaactaaaaaaccaatattaaatcaaaataaataattagttaaatTTGGATATTTGTCGAATTAATAATGCAGGTATGGGATAGGGAGATCATTCTTACTGCTCTAGCGGATTATTATGACAAGGATATGAGCCTTCTCCTCCAAGACATTGTTGCAAACTTCACCGATGTATATAGTAAcagttatttatttagtttctatttaaaatgtcttatttaaaaatttgaatccatattaattaacatgaaaataaaaaagggaatcTGGTCCGATGATGTTTCGTCATGGAAACGTTGTAACAATGTTCAACTCCGAACATGCGTTAACAAGTAAGTTTTACTTCTTATGAATATTGTCTGTAgctttcttttcttaatttgtcccccaaatttataataattatatatctgTTAATGAATGTAGATATGCGGTTGAGAGCATAAAGTTAGCTTGTGAATATGGTTACGAAGGGGTTGAGGCCGGCCAAACTCTTTCaggtaaattattttataggaTCAACTAGGTTTACATAAAATAGATATGAGTACTACTTCCTATATATCATCTATCATATTGCTTTTTgggtttaaaatcttttaaaaaatgcatTGCTGTGGATCTATATTGTGTCCACTAGACCATATAGgcgattaatatttttacatgtTAGCTTATCAATCAATTTGAAAGCTGATAAATAAGGGACATCTATTTATTGACCTAACTCAATTTAACctcttatatttattattttagatgtttaatttagttggtaaatgaaatgatattaattaattggttaATTACAGATGATTACTTCAACTCGAGGTTGCCGATTGTAATGAAACGAATAGCACAGGGTGGAATACGATTAGCCATGATTCTGAATAGGGTTTTCTCTGACAGTCAGCGAGGATTAGCATTGCCCATTTAAACTCACAATTAAATGTTCTGTTGGGACAATCTAGTGGTAAAACCACAACTTCCTTTAAtaaaggttcaaaatttgaatcctttcatttccatgtgaaaaataataataataataataataaaattctagcAATTAAGTAGAAAAGATGTGGTGGATGTTGATCATGATATACACAGACATATATATAGTGATCCATTCATCAACCTGTTCTAATTTCCTCATTTCTCTTTTAAATTAGGTTATCTAATTAACTCACTTAACTCTATCTTTATGTATCGTAGATTACTCTTATTTATGGACATCTATGACCTCCCTCTATGACATGTGATGCTTGATGATTAGTTGTAGTTGatattactactattattataattatttgaaataaaaagtaCCGATCTTATAAAAAGCTTCCATGTTCTacttttagtatatttttcctgtttaatttaatttacccTTGCCTAAATACAcgagtatataaattataaatttaatacctCTTATATTTTTGAAGGGAAATAGTTCAAACTTTATTTCAGAATATGAATAATATCCGAATGGACAAAAGGTGCCAACCATGTCGGTCTCTTCTCAACCATTTTTCGCAATTGTCTGGAAAGACATTGCTTTTTAAGCTGAAGTACGTAGAGCTACTTTATTTGTGGTTCTGGTAGAGAACACACATTTAAAGCTACCAAACTTGTGCACATTCTAGTAGCCATTAGCTTCCTTGCAAAGGATGGGAAAACACGTTGGTAAGGTTTTGGCATAGCAATCATTATCTCACCACTTTCGTTTCTAATAACAACCCCAATCCAACTCTCTCCTTAGATGGCAAGATCTTTGGTCCACATTAACTATCAATCCACCTAGTTTTGTCAAGGTATTATCTCATGTAACAAGTATATTATTAGGTGGCGTCacgttttatataatataatgttcGACATGTGActtatttaatgttaaaattctATATGGGAAAGTAAACCTATTGTATAGTTTAATGGAAAAAGGGATACCATACCTCACCATGTACTTGTgatacgatttttttttttttttctttcgtttatattatattagtaaatttatattttctattgacAAACTCAAACCattaccataaaataaataaataaataaaaggattaGTTGTACTTAATACTCTTTAGTTTGAGATAGTTGCTTTTTTTGggtcttaaaatttaaaacattacaATTTAACCTCCCAAGTTAATAtcaattttgttgtatttttaacTAGATTTTTATAATGAATCCATCGATTCACACATGCCACtcaatattaaaatgcaatttgattcaatttgttataatttaagcatctaattttcaaatatttacattttagtACTTCTAACTGTAACTattttaaaatgcaattaattctaaataatttttttttttttttaaaactcaaaCTATGAAATTGGacatttcatatatatgtaattttttttaatcatttacagCAATCCCATTGCATTTTAATCATTTACAGCAATTTCCTTCCACTGTAGTATCTCAAATTTACAAGCTCTAAAGTATGGATATGAATGGCTTACAAATTGAGGTAATCTTATATATAGTTTGAGCATACCATGCTTtagagttaaaaaaaacaaaaaaagtgtgGCTTTCTCACCTGAAGAGGATGCGGGCCTTGATACcataatgaaaacaaaaatatgaaaattgagTATGTTTTGTACTGATCTCAAGGCCTTTACAAAATTAGTATGCTATATATAAACTTCAAAttgtttaccaaaaaatatgataatattttattgatctgtagatgaatttcatttatccatatttagattgtattattttttcaatcaataaCATTGACACATAATTtggtaaattaattttatatacagtAGCCTATTTTCTATTATCTACAATTTGTTAACTTCGGTAACATTAGAAAACAAGGAAAGAATGAATCTATTCTGAACATATCCTTGAACAAGATTTGTTTAATTAGAAAGTCCTATTGATCTGTGTGAGTCGTAGTTCTTATAAATTTCATGATTAATTAAGTGGCTATTAATTTAGTACCGGAAAGTTTAGGTGTAAATGTATTGGCATCCAaatctaattcaaaaataaaaaataaaaaaatcatcaaatgaAAGTGTGATtactataatttcttttttaatataaaaaaaatataaaatttctagttgaatttctattttattattattattattttttgaatgttGAATTTCTATCGTTTTTTGCCCCAGGTACTGTCTTGCCGCGTGGTTGCTTCTTAGGCAAGCTACTACAGTTGAAGCCTAGCTCGCAGTGCAACAAATGCAAGAAATAGTATTATGCACCACGTAATTGATATCATTTATGGTTATCCATCCacacttactttttttttttttttttttttaggtgatcAGAGCCATCACTCTACCATCACTACACCAAAGATCCATATAGAATATTGGATTGCACTATTTAAAAATAGTACATAGTCCAATTTAACATAGTCCAACATTTCAAACGGATTGTGTATCTTGGGGTTCCACTTTACTGGTTATTACCCCGAATACATAGAGTTTTGACTTGCCAAGCAAAAATTGTTGTAGCATGAACTGATAGGGATGCATTTATGGAGATCATACATTTAGGTTGCTTATGGCTTGAAGTTCCCAGGAAGCGATCCCTCTTTTGCCACCAAATAAATTATGGTTTCGTGACTTTTGTTAAATctagaaaagaagaaattttATACAGAAGATCCGTCTTATGTGCCAGAATATGCCTTTATATcacttcttttttctatttttttgttttttaatatattacttgTTTCTTAAGGTCAACTTTATGTCGATTCTTAAAATAGTGGAAACACTAAGCTTGCACTCAATGTAAACCTTGTATGCGTAAGAGTTTGTCTATATGTAATAAATTCTCATTATCAatttgttataatatatatatatatatatatataatgcgaTATTATTGGAGAAACAGAGACAGAAGGAAATGGGATCAATATTGGACGACGGGTATAGATGCTCGAGGCCACGCCTAATCTGTTTTAGGTATGTTATGCTGCTGGGCTTTGCATCCATTAATTTAGTGCCAAAAGCTCGAGGCTGGAGCAAAGAGGGTCATATTATGACATGCCGGATTGCTCAGGTGATGTTCATTTACAGATAGGTTTCGATTAAAGTTGGctagctttttttctttctatgaaCCACTcatcaatttgaataaaaaCTTCTTGTTTTCGTTGGAAAATAACCACACATCAATTtgggttattttctttttgggttaaatGCAATTTACTACCCTTTAGTTTGGACAAAGTTTATTTTGGGGCTTTtatttattgctattattattattattattattttgcatttgatattcctcaaaatttcaaaaattacatatcaaataccaccaaaaaaaaaaaaaaaaaagaaaagacaaaagaaagaaagtccaAAATGAACTTTGCCCAATTAAAAGGTAATAAAGGCCATTTAACACTATTTTTTCCTAAGTCGATTTTGTTCTGCTTGTGGTGGTGGGTAACTTTGGTTTATGTTAATAATTAGATGTCTTAGTTTGTcttcccttatatatatatatatatatatatatacacacacacacacatatatatatatatatattgtttcctACGAGTTTTCACATTCTACACCTCACTAAGTGATTATGCAATTATGCCATTCTATCATCATGGGTTGTATGATGTAGCCTGTAAAATTAgtttttgaaggaaaataagaCAACACAAGCCACCGGCCAACTATGGAATTAAAAATACCTTGCAAGCAAAGACAAAAGCCCTCAACCCCACCAAAAGACTTCAACTTTGTTTTCAATAAtgaatgttttttttaatgaccaaagctattatattaatcaatttttaaatctcaactcaTGTATGGCTAAATCTTAAAATAATGATACCCATTTTCACCTAGGATGTTGCATGCATGTAAATAATGGCTCTGCCCCTAAGCTAGctcaatttttttacctttttcttttaccAAATTTTGTACTGTGCAATTTGTCTTCACGAACCCCAAATACATTCCACAAATAACAGGGGCTTCTAGAGGCAGAGGCAGCAGAGGCTGTTAAGAATCTATTGCCTCACAATGTGGAAGGAGACTTATCAGCGTTTTGCATATGGGCAGATCAAATCCGGCATTGGTACAGATACCGCTGGACTAGCCCTCTTCATTTCATTGACACCCCGGACGATGCTTGCTCTTTTGTTTATTCTCGtgagtttaaattttttctgtCTAATTTGGGGATAACCTAgtgaaaaaaattactattcttTTGAAGCAATAATGAATGCGAGTTTGAATTACATGCCCATATCTtcattcataaaagaaaaaaattaaattcttttcttttaaaatttaatagtacccaaaaataaaaatgtgtacTCAATTTTATATAGGGGACTGCCATGACCCTCATGGCCTGAAGAACATGTGTGTTGCTGGTGCTATCCAGAATTTCACCTCTCAGCTCTCTCACTACACACAGGGAACTGCGGACCGTCGATGTGAGAAATTAACATTAATGTTATTAACTATTTCTGTTCTATTATATAGTTTAGTGGAACATGAACAATCTATATACATTGGACCATGGCAGATAATATGACGGAGGCCCTGCTATTTCTATCACACTTCATGGGAGATATCCACCaggtatatataatatcttaatTGCGTTCAAgcaaatattgatatattttcccaaaaaaagaatGCAGATTTCTTTGtggttaattaatttgtttggtggAAATTGTTGGTCAGCCAATGCATGTTGGATTCACAAGTGATGAAGGAGGAAACACTATTGAATTACGTTGGTTCAGGCACAAATCAAATTTGCACCATGTAAGCCCTGAACAGCACTGCAGGatcttaaaaattttatcaatctaattagtaaataaatatagatgATATTAAGTTTATAATATGGTTTTGGTGATTTTCTATGCATTGCAGGTATGGGATAGGGAAATTATACTTACAGCTTTAGCCGACTACTATGACAAGGATATGGACCTCCTCCTCCAAGACATTGAGGGAAACTTCACTGATGTAACTAGCAACAATTAATTCTactaaattattagtattattattttaaattagaagcatatttttttaattcaatttaatctATATACGCTTTGACAGGGAATCTGGTCTGATGATGTTTCATCATGGAAACATTGTAATGATGATCTCCAATCATGCATTAACAAGTAATTTATTACTTACTAAGTCCTTGAAATCTCTTCCTCTCCCATCCATCTCATGTCTCTGATCTTTATTCATCccctaaattaattaatcagaaatcattatatttcttaaTGATAATATAGATATGCGGCTGAGAGCATAAACATAGCCTGCAAATGGGGTTACAAAGGCGTTGAAGCTGGTGAAACTCTTTCTggtaatttattattgttatgtgtatatatatatatagtatgttaGTTAATTTGGTGAATGaaagttatattaataattaagtaCATGGTTGACAAATTGCAGACGATTACTTCGACTCGAGGATGCCGATTGTAATGAAACGAATAGCGCAGGGTGGAGTACGATTAGCCATGATTCTCAACCGGGTTTTCTCTGACACCCAACAAGGATTTGCATTACCTACTTAATTAACCCCATCCAAGATTAAGATAAAattgatcataatcataatttattaagtgggaatatattaattattttgttaattaactTATTGCAACCTTCGTTTCCTAATTAGCTTACTGTATTGtgtataattaattcatttgtttACGCACACTAATGACTCCCCCTTATGTCAGCAATCTGCTGTAGAACTTGTAATCTACACtactttaaattattatttataatatcgcttgaccctttttattttttattttatttttttccccattaaaCAAAAATGTAAACCCTTGAGCTATACTTTGCAATTAAACTATATACGGATGCATGCTCAAATCAATATCACAAGGGATAAACAAATGCATGAACCAAAAATGGTCATGCgtttgcaaaggattgtgaagACCACCCATGGTGGTagtttaatagaaaaaaatcaatcaaactATTGTATATATGGATTCTATAGTTAGTGATTTGAGTATTAATATACTCAATTATTGTCTCGGCGTATTCCATGCTGTATGGCATCGAGCTATTGATttgtgatctatagtattactAAGAGACctctttatttataaaaaaaaaagagaaaaaaagaaaaagaaaaaaaaaaaagattgttagGATGTTTAACAATATTACGACATGATTGAATTAGTGGAAGTGTAAAAAAAACGATTAAATGGGACAAGGAGAGAAATAGGGATGTAAAAAAAGCCCGAAAGCGCAAAACCCAGTCAAACTCACTTGAAAAAACTCAGTCCAAATTCAATCCTCCAATATAGCCGGAGCATGAGCCTTTCCAATTTCTATTTAGGTTGGGCTCTAACTTTAGATTTTTAGTATAGACTTACTTCAAAGCCCGATCCATTGGACTACCTATTGAGTCAGAGTCAGCCAGAAGCCTAGCCcgattaacttttttttttatatatttttaatcaatatattataaacatatgttatatgttaattaatttgtatttatttattatttgttataaaataaaataatttattaaaagtaatTCTAGATTCACCAAAtttattaaccaaatatttAGCATCAATGACTTTACATTATTCattgaatttattttcaatgattttaaaatatttattaatatatcaattattaataaaatggcTGCATCATTTGATGTCAAAgaatttagttaataaatttggtacttgtcacattttttatttattaagctattatttttataaatatagtttaagcaaaataaaaatattttttgaattaaattttaaaactataagataaataaaaatcaaattttgggtTCTAAATTTAGACTAAATTTTTAAACCCGAAGTCTGAGCCCAATATTCGAGCTTGAAGCCTAACTCAATATCTATAGAGCCATGTAGCTAGTTTTAGATTTTGTATATTAGTGTTGGGAAAAtatcatatatgaatatatgtaaatacatgtggacaatttaatacaaaataaataaaacattttagaACTTGTAGGTCCTTGAAATTGATCTGCTTTCTAGAAAGGTTGACTGAaacctgtgtgataccacagtgtccttaagacgtttCACGCCCACCGGTGCAAGAGTTTTGTAGCGaatgtctcccaggatacaacggctgtAAAAGCTTTCAAattcagcacctctgaagcttttctcttcgaactctctgtgtaccttcactttaccactgttttttttttcctctttcgtTAAACTATGAAAaaaccctcttttttttctgtatttctttccaaaaatgaaaattgaaaagaacgttGCAGTACGTGCAACCTTTAAACTCTCACCAAGGAGTTATTCTCCCGTAAAACTCTCTCCcactattatcaaaaaatattatttgatttaaataaaaattattataacaaaactcaacaaccgaaa includes the following:
- the LOC107422060 gene encoding endonuclease 1-like, coding for MIRLSKKREMGSMESYRGSVRLIFSGYFLLLAFASISVPRAQGWSKEGHILTCQIAQGLLEAEVVEAVKSLLPEYAEGDLSSLCTWPDQIRHWYKYRWTSPLHFINTPDGACSYVYSRDCHDQNGVKDMCVAGGIQNYTSQLSHYTEGTSESPYNLTEALLFLSHFVGDIHQPMHVGFTSDEGGNTIELRWFRHKSNLHHVWDREIILTALADYYDKDMSLLLQDIVANFTDGIWSDDVSSWKRCNNVQLRTCVNKYAVESIKLACEYGYEGVEAGQTLSDDYFNSRLPIVMKRIAQGGIRLAMILNRVFSDSQRGLALPI
- the LOC107422122 gene encoding endonuclease 1 codes for the protein MGSILDDGYRCSRPRLICFRYVMLLGFASINLVPKARGWSKEGHIMTCRIAQGLLEAEAAEAVKNLLPHNVEGDLSAFCIWADQIRHWYRYRWTSPLHFIDTPDDACSFVYSRDCHDPHGLKNMCVAGAIQNFTSQLSHYTQGTADRRYNMTEALLFLSHFMGDIHQPMHVGFTSDEGGNTIELRWFRHKSNLHHVWDREIILTALADYYDKDMDLLLQDIEGNFTDGIWSDDVSSWKHCNDDLQSCINKYAAESINIACKWGYKGVEAGETLSDDYFDSRMPIVMKRIAQGGVRLAMILNRVFSDTQQGFALPT